The following proteins come from a genomic window of Gossypium raimondii isolate GPD5lz chromosome 5, ASM2569854v1, whole genome shotgun sequence:
- the LOC105767934 gene encoding serine/threonine-protein kinase AFC3 isoform X1 has translation MAMEVEEMEKARIRKRPRLGWDVAPSRPEAQRALVTSRRSSPPKRDDDHEGHYVFNLGENLTPRYKILSKMGEGTFGRVLECWDRQNREYVAIKVVRSIRKYRDAAMIEVDVLEHLAKNDKGTSHFVQIRNWFDYRNHICIVFERLGPSLFDFLKRNKYCPFPVDLVREFGRQLLESVAYMHDLRLIHTDLKPENILLVSSEYVKLPGCKRSSSDETHFRCLPKSSAIKLIDFGSTAFDNQNHSSIVSTRHYRAPEIILGLGWSYPCDLWSVGCILIELCTGEALFQTHENLEHLAMMERVLGPLPEHMIRRANRGAEKYFRRGSRLNWPEGAVSRESIRAVRKLDRLKNMVSQYVESSRYSLADLLEGLLKYDPSERLTARQALNHPFFRYPN, from the exons ATGGCAATGGAAGTGGAAGAAATGGAGAAGGCGCGAATCAGGAAACGGCCTCGTCTTGGTTGGGACGTGGCACCGTCTCGTCCAGAG GCGCAACGAGCTTTGGTGACATCTCGGCGTTCTTCACCGCCCAAGAGGGATGATGATCACGAAGGCCATTACGTCTTTAATCTCGGTGAAAATCTCACTCCAAGAT ATAAAATTCTTAGTAAGATGGGTGAAG GCACATTTGGTCGAGTTTTGGAATGTTGGGACCGTCAAAATCGAGAGTATGTTGCAATTAAAGTAGTCAGAAGCATCCGTAAGTACCGTGATGCAGCAATGATTGAAGTTGATGTTCTTGAACATCTGGCTAAGAATGATAAAGGCACCTCACA CTTTGTGCAGATTCGCAATTGGTTTGATTACCGCAATCACATTTGTATA GTATTTGAGAGGCTTGGACCaagtttatttgattttctaaaGAGAAATAAATACTGCCCATTTCCTGTGGATCTTGTTCGGGAATTTGGACGTCAGCTTTTGGAATCTGTAGCAT ATATGCATGATTTACGCTTAATCCACACTGACCTGAAGCCAGAAAATATTCTTCTTGTATCTTCTGAATATGTAAAGCTTCCTGGCTGCAAG AGGAGTTCTTCAGATGAAACACATTTCAGGTGCTTGCCAAAGTCAAGTGCCATTAAGCTGATTGATTTTGGTAGTACTGCATTTGATAATCAGAATCATAGCTCCATTGTTTCTACGAGGCATTACAGAGCCCCTGAGATTATTCTAG GTCTAGGTTGGAGTTATCCATGTGATCTGTGGAGTGTTGGTTGTATACTGATTGAACTATGCACA GGTGAGGCATTATTTCAAACCCATGAGAACTTGGAGCATTTAGCGATGATGGAGAGGGTATTAGGACCTCTTCCAGAGCACATGATTCGAAGGGCCAA CCGGGGTGCTGAAAAATATTTCCGGAGAGGCTCAAGACTAAATTGGCCTGAAGGAGCAGTATCTAGGGAGAGTATTAGAGCTGTTAGGAAGCTTGATCGGCTGAAG AATATGGTATCACAGTATGTAGAGAGCTCAAGATATTCACTCGCAGACCTGTTGGAAGGATTATTGAAATATGATCCATCCGAACGGCTCACTGCGCGCCAAGCTCTAAATCATCCATTTTTTAGGTATCCAAATTAG
- the LOC105771091 gene encoding two-on-two hemoglobin-3 produces MPLPSTILISSINWVFKLSSTFHQFLHQVSSILSQMGLFWNSISCSFLLIALEIRVYNDEEEWFRSIFANSKKEEAIQNLYEFFVERMGGPTLYSERKGDPALIGRHRPFPVTHQAAERWLHHMEKALESTPYIDADSKLKMMKFFRHTAFFLVAGDELKNQNQRVP; encoded by the exons ATGCCTTTGCCATCGACGATACTAATCTCTTCCATAAATTGGGTCTTCAAACTTTCATCAACCTTTCACCAATTTTTACACCAGGTGTCTTCTATTCTTTCTCAAATGGGTCTTTTTTGGAATTCAATATCttgttcttttttattgattGCCTTGGAAATCAGGGTTTACAATGACGAAGAAGAGTGGTTTCGATCAATATTTGCTAATTCCAAGAAAGAAGAAGCCATTCAGAATCTATATGAATTCTTTGTGGAACGAATGGGAGGACCTACCCTTTATTCCGAGAGGAAAG GTGACCCTGCGTTGATTGGGCGTCATAGGCCATTTCCAGTCACGCACCAAGCTGCAGAGAGATGGCTGCATCATATGGAGAAGGCATTAGAGAGCACCCCATACATCGATGCCGATTCAAAActcaaaatgatgaaattttttag GCACACTGCATTCTTTCTTGTGGCTGGTGATGAGTTGAAGAATCAAAACCAACGAGTTCCATGA
- the LOC105767934 gene encoding serine/threonine-protein kinase AFC3 isoform X2, translated as MHDLRLIHTDLKPENILLVSSEYVKLPGCKRSSSDETHFRCLPKSSAIKLIDFGSTAFDNQNHSSIVSTRHYRAPEIILGLGWSYPCDLWSVGCILIELCTGEALFQTHENLEHLAMMERVLGPLPEHMIRRANRGAEKYFRRGSRLNWPEGAVSRESIRAVRKLDRLKNMVSQYVESSRYSLADLLEGLLKYDPSERLTARQALNHPFFRYPN; from the exons ATGCATGATTTACGCTTAATCCACACTGACCTGAAGCCAGAAAATATTCTTCTTGTATCTTCTGAATATGTAAAGCTTCCTGGCTGCAAG AGGAGTTCTTCAGATGAAACACATTTCAGGTGCTTGCCAAAGTCAAGTGCCATTAAGCTGATTGATTTTGGTAGTACTGCATTTGATAATCAGAATCATAGCTCCATTGTTTCTACGAGGCATTACAGAGCCCCTGAGATTATTCTAG GTCTAGGTTGGAGTTATCCATGTGATCTGTGGAGTGTTGGTTGTATACTGATTGAACTATGCACA GGTGAGGCATTATTTCAAACCCATGAGAACTTGGAGCATTTAGCGATGATGGAGAGGGTATTAGGACCTCTTCCAGAGCACATGATTCGAAGGGCCAA CCGGGGTGCTGAAAAATATTTCCGGAGAGGCTCAAGACTAAATTGGCCTGAAGGAGCAGTATCTAGGGAGAGTATTAGAGCTGTTAGGAAGCTTGATCGGCTGAAG AATATGGTATCACAGTATGTAGAGAGCTCAAGATATTCACTCGCAGACCTGTTGGAAGGATTATTGAAATATGATCCATCCGAACGGCTCACTGCGCGCCAAGCTCTAAATCATCCATTTTTTAGGTATCCAAATTAG
- the LOC105767933 gene encoding DDT domain-containing protein DDR4 produces the protein MVVDRRKPSLGPMPSVEGKETRDDSVLILDDSSFNSEVAKLRNRWELASVLNFLIVFEPLIGTDLKLTAEDIELGLVKPNTSIAALHVKLLKGTPPMSKLLNVSDGWVTVLCKKLAVWWPWVAEGEIPLTARNGEEISKYKELDPTSRLLLLKALCEIRADQDDAVSYINDAMKSNKEISCFRKEKIGVNGNVSYWYDGNTVFGYRLYKEINRTESKSKAKGKASSTLPTVCSHWETLAVDFKEFREVVDKLLASRTAAEVAIGKTINNDVIPVVEKFQKKKERALKRKERQEMLLNDLRNSSGTEITRSCRNRRPVSYTFDEYDRAIDEAIELTKRRKTAEEQSHGQKLPRQSFALNGGSDVEGSVSQGSSDGKANSSGSDTEDDKLHEAGDDGNEKDDDDDYSSGTDGDDSNGSDSGNSADENENLNHEDHKRDVLMGSCQSKRLAGGAIHPGIRTGNLGTKNRLRQRPMVNSALEIIVSDSEDDIPSDHTA, from the exons ATGGTCGTTGATCGCCGAAAACCCTCTCTGGGACCAATGCCGTCGGTGGAAGGCAAAGAAACCCGAGACGACTCGGTCTTGATTTTGGACGACTCGTCTTTCAATTCGGAGGTCGCCAAGCTACGTAACAGATGGGAACTCGCCTCGGTTCTCAACTTCCTTATT GTTTTTGAGCCATTGATCGGGACTGATTTGAAGCTAACAGCGGAAGACATCGAGTTAGGGCTGGTTAAACCTAATACCTCAATTGCTGCACTTCATGTCAAACTTTTGAAG GGGACACCACCTATGAGTAAATTGTTGAATGTTTCTGATGGATGGGTGACCGTACTTTGCAAGAAACTTGCCGTGTGGTGGCCATGG GTTGCTGAAGGAGAGATTCCACTCACTGCTCGCAATGG AGAGGAGATATCTAAATACAAAGAACTTGATCCAACTAGCCGCTTGCTTCTCCTAAAAGCACTTTGTGAAATTCGAGCAGAT CAAGATGATGCAGTGTCATACATTAATGATGCTATGAAAAGTAATAAAGAAATTTCTTGCTTCCGGAAAGAGAAGATAGGGGTGAATGGAAATGTTTCGTACTG GTATGATGGAAATACAGTATTTGGTTATAGATTGTACAAGGAAATAAACAGGACTGAATCTAAATCAAAAGCAAAGGGGAAAGCAAGCTCAACCTTACCAACTGTCTGTTCTCACTGGGAAACACTTGCAGTGGATTTCAAGGAATTCCGTGAAGTTGTG GATAAACTCTTGGCTAGCAGGACTGCAGCAGAAGTTGCTATTGGCAAGACTATCAATAATGATGTCATTCCTGTTGTGGAGAAATTTCAAAAG AAGAAAGAAAGGGCACTTAAACGGAAGGAAAGGCAAGAAATGCTCCTAAATGACTTGAGAAATTCTTCTGGTACTGAGATTACCCGCTCATGTCGCAATCGTAGGCCTGTCAGTTACACATTTG ATGAATATGATCGTGCTATTGATGAGGCTATAGAATTAACAAA GAGAAGGAAGACTGCTGAGGAACAAAGCCATGGACAGAAGCTTCCAAGACAATCTTTTGCCCTCAACGGAGGTTCAGACGTGGAAGGCTCTGTCTCACAAGGCAGTTCAGATGGGAAAGCAAACTCCTCGGGTAGTGACACTGAAGATGACAAGCTACACGAAGCTGGCGATGATGGTAATGAgaaggatgatgatgatgattataGTAGCGGAACAGATGGTGATGACAGCAATGGTAGTGACTCAGGCAATTCTgcagatgaaaatgaaaatttgaaccATGAGGACCACAAGAGAGACGTGTTAATGGGATCGTGCCAGAGTAAGAGATTGGCTGGAGGTGCCATCCATCCTGGCATAAGAACTGGAAATTTGGGCACAAAGAATAGGTTGAGGCAAAGGCCAATGGTTAACTCTGCCCTTGAAATTATCGTGTCTGATTCAGAGGATGATATCCCATCTGATCATACAGCATAA